In Dioscorea cayenensis subsp. rotundata cultivar TDr96_F1 chromosome 11, TDr96_F1_v2_PseudoChromosome.rev07_lg8_w22 25.fasta, whole genome shotgun sequence, a single genomic region encodes these proteins:
- the LOC120272544 gene encoding uncharacterized protein LOC120272544, which yields MNAGSAAKLIVEALLQRFLPLARRRIETAQAQDGQYLRPSDPAYEQVLDSLAMVARHTPVPLLEALLRWRESESPKGANDASTYQKKLAVECIFCSACIRFVEFCPQEGIPEKLWSGLENFVFDWLINADSSVAGS from the exons ATGAACGCCGGCAGCGCCGCCAAGCTCATCGTCGAGGCGCTCCTACAGCGCTTCCTCCCCCTCGCCCGCCGCCGCATCGAGACCGCTCAAGCCCAG GATGGACAGTATCTCAGGCCCTCCGATCCGGCTTATGAACAAGTCTTGGATTCGTTGGCAATGGTTGCTCGGCATACCCCCGTGCCTCTCTTGGAAGCTCTTCTTCGATGGAGAGAAAG TGAATCTCCAAAAGGCGCAAATGATGCGTCGACATATCAAAAAAAG CTTGCAGTGGAGTGCATATTTTGTTCTGCATGTATTCGCTTTGTGGAGTTTTGCCCCCAAGAAGGAATTCCAG AGAAACTCTGGTCTGgtcttgaaaattttgtttttgattggcTAATAAATGCAGACAG TAGTGTTGCAGGGTCGTGA
- the LOC120271727 gene encoding ferredoxin--NADP reductase, root isozyme 2, chloroplastic-like: MALMADVCSVMQAKMLPVKGLGFNHSGSQIFSNLSFGNNAPTSLPCLSLRKEKQQYSNYNHNVIRIFTQQQLSQWRLLLAPKGEIGEVCHIVLDHGGSFSFKEGQYLLVHFQSIKRYFSIASGSSGDTFDGKTLSLCVRRAELSPDSVSNFLCNVKAGDTVDISGPFGGQMVFDEERKMHSKHIMVATATGVAPFRSNIQGIFLSNILGNTDNIWLISGADNYNSLLYDKEFIQVQNNNSDRFRYQRALNNSVDDVIYQSGDEIFKLLETGAYIYIAGSNTMLPGIKATFAKIAQERGVDWDEMLRELQSTNHWRVEVY, encoded by the exons ATGGCTCTCAT GGCTGATGTTTGCAGCGTGATGCAAGCTAAGATGCTCCCTGtgaagggtttagggtttaatcaTTCTGGCTCACAG ATTTTCAGTAATCTGAGCTTCGGAAACAATGCGCCGACATCCCTGCCCTGTTTATCTTTGAGGAAAGAAAAACAGCAATACTCCAATTATAACCACAATGTTATCCGCAT ATTTACACAACAACAGTTGTCTCAGTGGAGACTCTTGTTGGCCCCAAAAGGCGAAATCGGAGAGGTCTGCCATATTGTGCTTGATCACGGTGGCAGTTTTAGTTTCAAGGAAGGCCAATATCTTTTAGTACATTTTCAATCG ATCAAACGCTATTTCTCGATTGCATCAGGTAGCAGTGGAGATACTTTTGATGGCAAGACACTCAGTCTATGCGTTCGTCGTGCCGAACTGTCGCCAGACAGTGTCAGTAACTTCCTCTGTAATGTTAAAGCTGGAGACACAGTTGACATTTCag GTCCTTTTGGTGGACAAATGGTATTTGACGAAGAAAGGAAAATGCATTCTAAACATATCATGGTTGCAACGGCAACTGGTGTTGCCCCTTTCCGCAGTAATATCCAAGGCATATTTTTATCTAACATACTAGGAAATACTGATAATATCTGGTTGATCTCCGGGGCTGACAACTATAACAGCCTTTTATACGACAAGGAATTCATTCAAGTTCAAAATAACAATAGTGATCGCTTCAG ATATCAGAGGGCCTTGAATAACTCTGTGGATGATGTCATCTACCAAAGCGGCGATGAAATTTTCAAACTTTTGGAAActggtgcatatatatatatcgctgGATCAAATACCATGCTACCTGGAATTAAGGCAACATTCGCCAAGATTGCTCAAGAAAGAGGTGTGGATTGGGATGAAATGCTAAGAGAGCTGCAGAGCACTAATCACTGGCGTGTTGAAGTTTACTAG